Within Porites lutea chromosome 2, jaPorLute2.1, whole genome shotgun sequence, the genomic segment GTTCAGTGTATCCTCAAACattcgaatttttatttattaagcttcgctggcattttatgctcaggttaaagtttctcgccccacagtccaacacaagagaaaatggaaaggtacagctggtggagggccgtttgagcaacagaataataatcattataattataattaataggaagaccgctaaatctaaatcagcgcgttttctctttagaatgtgtgtcaaatgggacacgattttgatcgatcgaaagtgaaaaaaatagtattttccctagagaccgtacatgcattatgcgtgcacaaagttgtttttttaactgagaacaaaaatggccctatcatgtttggcaccttatattacaatttaaactatttcctgaacgtttgctggaagttattctgtacttgtacttagacatcttttttaatcagccatggcattaatgttttcaggtggattgttccataataatttgcccctctgtatttcactgagaattctttggctgttaatctatgtatacgtgtatgttgtgcacagttaattttgtatctccgcataaatattattttttcttttatttttagcatacattgctatacacaaaaagaacagaaaattataaattaactgcaattaaaaattgactacaatattagaataaattttatattagatgctgatcaggtatatttgtgataattatgtaaagtctttttttgtgaaataatcttgaaaaatagaaggtaatgttccaaagaaggataaaagtgtaatgagatctacatgtaatgattgaataaaaatgttttggcttttcatAAACTAAgaattgtctaaaataaaaaggcagagctgtcattaggggccgtaacccataacacctgttacagctgagctcactatgttacaggtgatcaaagtggaaagctgaaggtggtaatttaaatttttgggacctgtattgggtgaatcttcatttgctatggctgtttcaaaatgtaatgacagccctgaaaagggatggttatatctctgtagagcaatccttggagttatttttttttttttacaccagcaTACTTGGCCTCTTTGGGTCACAGAAGATTGCTAGCATTGGGGGTTTACCTGTACTGTGTATTTATATGCGATtgagtacttttaagttttataatatgtatacgcataatcagttcttgttttgccaaaaaatgctttccaaaatatgggttttcttttttacgatgtcagctagagccaaaaattggcacatcatGCTTGTTAGTTTCAGCCGGTGAGAAATTTGGTACATCAAGTACAaacttgtccagttttcaattccaaacctttgtcaaattcatggtTCCATGATTGATGCATGCacagcaaaacattaatttttgacataATTTGTTTCacagtctttgttttttttagtcttcatgaaattttagttgtatcatgttgatgaatgcagttgtgtaggatatgCAGTAAATCctattttgatcttctgtcacaattatgagagaactctcaaatacagatctcattcaaacattatagtttcattgtaattatcatttgtttcttttcctataaacttctcatcaggtctacattttgcatgaatttaatgtgatatatatttgaagcggTTGTTGGTTTacagtgaagtatttttcactttgttttttttttatatgaagttgagtttcttcttagttgttggctaaggcagtgttgaagtagtgacatgctaacatactttattgttcatttctcttcagaaaagattgattgatcctgaatcaaacaaagtgcagcttcacaaacaagatttttgaagaacaaatgtgtattcaagcaaagtatatgtccctgaaagtgtcaataaaatttattaatggaaagatctgggtttttactcctttgtagcacttttgactactcatcacttttctaacctatatagtaaaaagatcatatagtataatcagtattttttccaactaacatatttgcaatcaaagttctcttcttttatatgtagtattgccctaattttaaaaatttcattatcttattcagatcaagcacagtaaccattgaaaagaaaaaaagaaaaaaaaaacctgctcggtcatagacggctttaaagttttgatattaaaattgcaatgaaaagaacatgaatgcagacactacagttcatttagctcatgttcaagctttttttataaattagaaagtcttgctggagaagacataattttgctttatcttttccgtaaaaaaaagtaataaaataacttccaggtgtctaagcaatttcaaaggacccatagtgtcttatttctccgctgcatagagctgtgaacaaaggccgttctttctagtgacccggctttcatcaaaaatattgttgtccttcgtgatcgtgaagagtgcaaagttgaatccggtaaaccggccaaaacgcgagcatcgcagggaacgaatcccacaggaataggtgaaaaaggataataaaaagtctaggctattctaaaaatatccgtatatgcatttgcaactcatattaagccgcaatttcacttctttccactggaataaacaaacgatggttgtattgccgccattttgaatttggcaatgtcacgtggtcgcgcgtcgaccaatcagacaattttcgccggtgaagTGGCGCCAAGTCGCGTTGAGAACGTCATTTGGGAAACTTTGGCGTTGTGTACAGAACGTGAGTATAAAGTCCTTTTTTTTGTCCATGAAAGTAATACTTTGTCTCCCTTAAACCTCTCAGGCCCTCAGTAGAGTTACTTAAAATCTTTGTCCTAGATTGCAGTCAATTTGGAATGCAAATATGCGACAGTTAAGGCATTTTTCATCGTATATTCACAGGTGAACAGCTAGTTGAAGACTTGAAGTCCTGAATCGAAGCATGGCATCCAAGCCTAAACCTCCCAGGTAAATATGAACTTTATTCATGGCTATTTGAGTCGGTTGAACAAATCCTCGTATTTTCAACATGTGTTGGTTTGGGAAAGGATATAGGAATATTTCGCGGACACTAagcgtgatttcattcagtcgAAGCATTGaatgtaagcttaagcttatactcctgttattttatttttagctcgGTGATGTTTTGGTCAAACGAGCATGACGTGTTCTTGTGCCGAGAAGTGGTAAATTTAAACCCTTTTACGTCCAAAAAAGGATCCACTCAAAGAAGCGGGATGTGGGAGAAAATAGCTCAAATTTTGAACGAATGTACCGTACTGAGATTCAGCGTCGATAAGAGATCGGTTCGCGACCACATGGGGATTCTCGTCAGCAAGCATAAAAGAAAAGTCAGAGCCGAGGAGAAGGCATCCGGTATAGCGCCCGACGAGCCAAGCGAACTGGAAAATCTTTTGGACACTATCGTCGCTTTAGAAGAAAGTTCAGAGGCAGAATCACAGGAATTAAGAGCAGAGAGAaatgaaaaatgtgaaaacgaCCGAGCAAAGGCAGAAGATGCGAGATTAAAGGCCATGGAAAAGCTTTCGGAGACTAGGAAAAGATCAAGTGAGAGCGAAGAGGAAAAACCCAAACGACAGCGTAGAAGTGGAAGTGAAGCTATGGAATTTTTAGCAGGTAGGGCTAAGATGAATTATGAACTGAAACAACAAGAGTTTAAAATGTTGCAAGAACAGCAAGCGttggaaagagaaaaaatggaagCAATGGCCAAACAGCAGCTACAAacacaacagcaacaaacagaAATGTTTAAAGTAATgcagcagcaacaacagcaaagcCAGCAACAACTGCTTAACACTCAAATGATGAtgatacaacaacaacaagaacagtCAAGGGCAATGATGGCTCTATTAGAGAAATTAGCCAATAAGTGATCTATGGATTTGTGTCACAGTCAGGTTTTGCAGCATATTTTGCTGCACATTTTGGAGTGGCTTGTGGatgaaaatattttaacaaataCACTGCTTGATTTGCAAGCCCACGAGATACAGATGACATCAAACCACCTGTTGCAtttgtattgtttgttttttttttgctggaaaAGTTGAAACTCTGTTGTCACCAGCAGCAAGGAAAGTTGATTTATTGATGTTGTATATGTACACAATTGTTGCCAGTTTTTCAAGTGACaaagaatgttttgttttattacttGAGGGATTTTCCTTCCACCTCTGTTCTCTGTACAAATAAGTGGCCTTCCTTTCAGGCCGTCATTTGTGTTTTTACATGTCAAACCAATccacaaaaagttaattaaatattattttaaaggtaCTGATTTGTGTGCACAAAATTATATGAGCAAAAACTATATTTGTTGCTTGGATATCTTAGTGAAACCACATCCATCCCTATCACTGATTATTTTTGGTGAAGAAAACTTACAGGATACTTTACTAACCCTAGCTAAGTAGAAAACAACATGTTCCAGTCCAAGAGTCTGGAACTCACAGGGAGGAAGGTTAATCAGATAAGGAAATTTTTACACACAACTCTCTTAAAAAGGTATTTCTGTCACAGGAATTATCTGTAAAAAACTTATATTATTCTCATGAAAAGTCCACTGTGACAAAGTCGTGTTAATTAAAATAGTCATTTAATGAAGGTGGATCTAGTCCAAAAAAATCAGCTGTTGTGTTTGAATAGAGACAAGTTAAAGCATTCCTTAAAATGGAACATACTATGTACATTTTTCCTACTTGACTGAGTCCAatcttcaaattttttttaaaatctaaaaatttgAAGTAGTTTACAATATCTCCGAACAACCATTCAACTGATGAGCGAACAGCACTCATGGACTCATTAAACATCTCCATATCTCTAGTTAGAATGCCAACTCTGAAAGGTGCCTGCAAGTGAACCCTGAGTGGGTATGCTGGATCCCCATATAAACACATTGCTCTACCAACAGGGTCAAATGCAAAGTTTTGTAAATCATCATACAGTTGGGAGACTGCCAGCATTCTTGCATCGTGCATTTTTCCTTCtacaagaaggaaagaaaacaaaggttCCACTCTTAAAACAAATTAAGGATGTATATGTCATCATTAATGTTCGCTAAAATCAAGTCATGCAGGCTTTACATTTAACTAGCACGTAGGGTATATGGCGTGGAAACAAGAAATTGAATAGGCTGTCATCAATTATTAAaagaatttcaccaaaaaatacGACAAAAGTAAGAGGCAAGTACAATGAAACAAAATTCCATAAACATGGCAATGAAGGGAAAAAAGGTTGCTTTGTGAATAGAAAAAAATCTGGGGCTTACCTACAGGACCATAGATATTAGCAATCAGTCCATTGGGAAGCGTGACGGCCTGGAACTTGAGCGCATGTACGCGCTTGTGGCCATTATAAACAACTCGCTGGTTTGACATCGGCCGACTAATGGGCCGCACAGTTCCGTCTATAAAGCCGAAACAGTTATCAAGGGCTGCTCCTTTAAAGTGGACCGCATCTGCATACGTAGCGATTAAAGGTGGGTTTAAAATACCATGGTTCCACCGTGTAACCTTGTGCCCGTGAGTATTATATATCCAGTCTGTCACCTGGTTGCAGATCATACTCAGTTCTGGCACCGATCGCCCAAAGATTGGCATCATGTCAGAATAGCGGCATGGATATGCGAACCGCTTTAGGACAATACAGAGGCCTTCGGTTCCATCGCAGA encodes:
- the LOC140926778 gene encoding uncharacterized protein encodes the protein MASFQKLQELLLPCLEEEIIDDEEFSVLYEAYAPQNLPFQHSAYEKFSLENKNSAECKADFRVDKRDIALLVEALGVPPIFKCCNGTICDGTEGLCIVLKRFAYPCRYSDMMPIFGRSVPELSMICNQVTDWIYNTHGHKVTRWNHGILNPPLIATYADAVHFKGAALDNCFGFIDGTVRPISRPMSNQRVVYNGHKRVHALKFQAVTLPNGLIANIYGPVEGKMHDARMLAVSQLYDDLQNFAFDPVGRAMCLYGDPAYPLRVHLQAPFRVGILTRDMEMFNESMSAVRSSVEWLFGDIVNYFKFLDFKKNLKIGLSQVGKMYIVCSILRNALTCLYSNTTADFFGLDPPSLNDYFN
- the LOC140926777 gene encoding uncharacterized protein, giving the protein MASKPKPPSSVMFWSNEHDVFLCREVVNLNPFTSKKGSTQRSGMWEKIAQILNECTVLRFSVDKRSVRDHMGILVSKHKRKVRAEEKASGIAPDEPSELENLLDTIVALEESSEAESQELRAERNEKCENDRAKAEDARLKAMEKLSETRKRSSESEEEKPKRQRRSGSEAMEFLAGRAKMNYELKQQEFKMLQEQQALEREKMEAMAKQQLQTQQQQTEMFKVMQQQQQQSQQQLLNTQMMMIQQQQEQSRAMMALLEKLANK